A single genomic interval of Zingiber officinale cultivar Zhangliang chromosome 4A, Zo_v1.1, whole genome shotgun sequence harbors:
- the LOC121971851 gene encoding mitogen-activated protein kinase kinase kinase 17-like — translation MRIGRWSRGPLIGRGSSSDVSVATDLSSGNVFAVKSAELSRSASLQHEQRILASLDSPYVVTCFGFDVSSDWASGSRSYNLLLEYAARGSLADDVAKRGGRLEEAAIRSNAGSVLRGLAYLHSSGVVHCDVKGRNVLIGSDGTAKLADLGCARRIGEERGGIRGTPMFMAPEVVRGEEQGPPGDVWALGCTVIEMATGRGPWPDVSDLAAALHRIAFSPEVPEPPGWLSREGKDFLSKCLVRDPRERWTAEQLLQHEFVSSSSPSGMPKSDVERRWVSPKSILDQAMWETLPEGEDEADERPSAGDPSTRMEQLIGGHNPCWRWGDDWVTIRSNGDQFSEEFT, via the coding sequence ATGAGGATCGGGAGGTGGAGTCGGGGGCCGCTCATCGGCCGCGGATCCTCCTCCGATGTCTCCGTCGCCACCGACCTTTCCTCCGGAAATGTCTTCGCCGTCAAGTCGGCGGAGCTCTCGCGCTCGGCCTCCCTGCAGCACGAGCAGAGGATCCTCGCGTCTCTGGATTCGCCTTACGTGGTCACTTGCTTCGGGTTCGATGTCAGCTCCGATTGGGCCTCGGGAAGCCGCAGCTACAACCTTTTGTTGGAGTACGCGGCGAGGGGATCGCTGGCGGACGACGTGGCGAAGCGGGGCGGGCGGCTGGAGGAGGCGGCGATCAGGTCCAACGCCGGAAGCGTGCTCCGGGGATTGGCTTACCTCCACTCGAGCGGGGTCGTCCACTGCGACGTCAAGGGGCGGAACGTCCTGATTGGCTCCGACGGCACCGCCAAGCTCGCCGACTTGGGATGCGCCCGCCGGATTGGGGAAGAGCGCGGCGGAATACGAGGCACGCCCATGTTCATGGCCCCCGAAGTGGTCCGCGGGGAAGAGCAGGGGCCGCCGGGCGACGTGTGGGCCCTCGGCTGCACCGTGATCGAGATGGCCACCGGGCGGGGGCCGTGGCCCGACGTCTCCGACCTCGCGGCCGCGCTTCACCGGATCGCTTTCTCGCCGGAAGTTCCGGAGCCCCCTGGCTGGCTATCCCGCGAGGGGAAGGACTTCTTGAGCAAGTGCTTGGTGAGGGATCCCCGGGAGCGGTGGACGGCGGAGCAGCTCCTCCAGCACGAGTTCGTGAGCTCCTCCTCACCGTCGGGAATGCCAAAATCGGACGTCGAGCGGCGGTGGGTGTCCCCGAAGAGCATTCTCGACCAGGCAATGTGGGAGACGCTACCGGAAGGGGAGGACGAAGCCGACGAACGACCCTCGGCGGGTGATCCGTCGACGAGGATGGAGCAATTAATCGGCGGCCACAATCCTTGCTGGAGATGGGGCGACGATTGGGTGACGATCAGAAGCAACGGCGACCAATTCTCGGAAGAATTCAcatga